Proteins encoded by one window of Emys orbicularis isolate rEmyOrb1 chromosome 15, rEmyOrb1.hap1, whole genome shotgun sequence:
- the TMEM218 gene encoding transmembrane protein 218 isoform X2, whose protein sequence is MAGTVLGVGPGVFIIALLCVLMLLLCMLLSRTSGLARFSVIMVFFSAVIVILVLLLFPRASEFPAPATEMKIVDTFFIGRYVLVSLLSVTFLGSLFLVLVHHILEPVYAKPLRVN, encoded by the exons ATGGCTGGCActgtgcttggggtggggccaggagtaTTTATCATAGCGCTGCTCTGTGTCTTGATGttgctgctctgcatgctgttATCCAGGACTTCCGGTCTTGCAAG ATTCTCTGTCATTATGGTTTTCTTCTCTGCTGTGATCGTTATATTGGTTCTGTTACTTTTCCCTCGTGCCAGTGAGTTCCCAGCACCAGCTACAGAAATGAAG ATCGTGGACACCTTCTTTATTGGCCGCTACGTCCTGGTCTCCCTTCTCAGTGTGACGTTTCTGGGAAGCCTGTTCTTGGTTCTGGTTCACCATATCTTGGAGCCAGTGTATGCTAAACCACTCCGAGTTAACTAG
- the TMEM218 gene encoding transmembrane protein 218 isoform X1 yields MLSLFSRMAGTVLGVGPGVFIIALLCVLMLLLCMLLSRTSGLARFSVIMVFFSAVIVILVLLLFPRASEFPAPATEMKIVDTFFIGRYVLVSLLSVTFLGSLFLVLVHHILEPVYAKPLRVN; encoded by the exons ATGCTTTCTCTCTTCTCCAGAATGGCTGGCActgtgcttggggtggggccaggagtaTTTATCATAGCGCTGCTCTGTGTCTTGATGttgctgctctgcatgctgttATCCAGGACTTCCGGTCTTGCAAG ATTCTCTGTCATTATGGTTTTCTTCTCTGCTGTGATCGTTATATTGGTTCTGTTACTTTTCCCTCGTGCCAGTGAGTTCCCAGCACCAGCTACAGAAATGAAG ATCGTGGACACCTTCTTTATTGGCCGCTACGTCCTGGTCTCCCTTCTCAGTGTGACGTTTCTGGGAAGCCTGTTCTTGGTTCTGGTTCACCATATCTTGGAGCCAGTGTATGCTAAACCACTCCGAGTTAACTAG